The genomic window GCCACCGGCGGTGACCACCAGCATGGCGCGCTTGCCGGCCAGGTAGCCTTCGCCGTAGCGGTCGCCCCAGCGGGCATCGGAGTGCTCGCCGACACCATAGGCGAATCCGTAGGCGTACACCCGCTCGACCCAGCCCTTGAGGATGGCCGGCATGCTGAACCACCACAGCGGGAACTGCAGGATCACCGTGTCGGCCCAGCGCAGCTTTTCCTGCTCGGCGGCGATGTCGCTGCTCTGCCGGCCGGCCGCGTAGGCGCGCTTGGAGTCCAGCGAGGGGTCGAAGCGCGCCTCGGGGTCGCGGTCCAGGCTGTCGGCGGCGTCCAGCGTGGCTTTCCAGTTCATCGCGTAGAGGTCGGAGACCTGCACGTCATGCCCGGCGGCCTGCAGGCGGCGCACGGCGAAGTCCTTCAGTGAGCCGTTGAGCGAGCGCGGCTCGGGGTGGGCGTAGACGATCAGTACGTTCATGCTGGCGGCTTCCGTTGAGAGGGGATGCGCGCAGGATGCGATGGCCGTCGGTATAGTGGAAATGAATATCCGGTATTTCAGGTATAGGGATGAATAATCTTCGCAGGCTCGACCTCAATCTGCTGGTGACCCTGGACGTGCTGCTGTCCGAGCACAACGTGACGCGCGCGGCGCAGCGGCTGAATTTCTCGCAGCCATCGGTGAGCGTGCACCTGGCCAAGCTGCGCGACATTTTCGACGACCCGCTGCTGCTGCCCGGCCCCCGTGGCATGCGTCCGACGGCGCGGGCGGAATCCCTGCGCGAACCGCTGCGCCTCGCCCTGGAGGCGCTGGAGCAGGCGGTGGCGCCCGCCGCGCCGTTCGACCCGGCCCAGGCGCAAACCAC from Pseudomonas sp. GCEP-101 includes these protein-coding regions:
- a CDS encoding NAD(P)H-dependent oxidoreductase, which translates into the protein MNVLIVYAHPEPRSLNGSLKDFAVRRLQAAGHDVQVSDLYAMNWKATLDAADSLDRDPEARFDPSLDSKRAYAAGRQSSDIAAEQEKLRWADTVILQFPLWWFSMPAILKGWVERVYAYGFAYGVGEHSDARWGDRYGEGYLAGKRAMLVVTAGGWASHYSPRGINGPIDDLLFPIHHGVLFYPGFDVLPPYLVYRTSRVDAERYAQIEQELGARLDSLQTTAPIPFRRQNGGDYDIPALTLREEIAPEVSGFAAHLA